From a single Aestuariibius sp. HNIBRBA575 genomic region:
- a CDS encoding DUF1330 domain-containing protein has product MPQGKPKGYIIGHITVTDPEAYKEYVERDTPILLGLGGRFIVRGGTSDTKEGSFKQRCVVIEFPSYEAAQAAYNDPAYQDVMTIRHRTAESDILIVEGAP; this is encoded by the coding sequence ATGCCCCAAGGCAAGCCTAAGGGCTATATTATCGGCCATATCACCGTCACTGATCCCGAGGCGTACAAAGAATACGTTGAACGGGATACCCCGATTTTGCTGGGGTTGGGCGGGCGATTTATAGTGCGCGGCGGGACGTCTGACACCAAAGAAGGGTCGTTCAAACAGCGCTGTGTCGTGATCGAATTTCCGTCATATGAGGCCGCCCAAGCCGCCTATAATGACCCCGCATACCAAGACGTGATGACCATCCGCCATCGCACCGCCGAAAGCGATATCCTGATCGTGGAAGGGGCCCCTTAA
- a CDS encoding extracellular solute-binding protein, whose product MKLHNILMTTSLLTFAAGAVSADGHMAGDMTVVSWGGAYQASQINAYADPYSAANDGVSIIWDESSGEAVAKLRAMNEAGNITWDLVDVEAGDAIRLCDEGLAMEIDHDDMLAMGADGSSASDDFADSIVSDCFIPQIVFSTTVGYRLDMVGDTAPTDICALFDTDTYPGKRALNRRPLANMEWALLCDGVAKEDIYDVLSTDEGQDQALAKLDSIKDQVVWWTAAAETPQLLADGEVVMGSTYNGRLFAAIAEQDQPIGMLWDAQMLDFDGWIIPAGLPEDRLARVMDFVSYATDTQRLADQAAYISYGPARASSAPLVGTHATLGIEMAPHMPTDPANATNVFVTQYEFWADYRDDIDAKFQAWLAQ is encoded by the coding sequence ATGAAACTTCACAATATTCTTATGACCACTTCGCTGCTGACATTTGCAGCAGGCGCGGTATCTGCGGATGGCCATATGGCTGGCGACATGACTGTTGTCAGCTGGGGCGGCGCCTATCAGGCCAGCCAGATCAACGCCTATGCGGATCCCTATTCGGCCGCAAATGACGGCGTATCGATCATCTGGGACGAAAGCTCTGGCGAGGCAGTTGCCAAATTGCGCGCAATGAACGAAGCGGGCAACATCACATGGGATCTGGTCGACGTCGAAGCCGGCGATGCGATCCGTCTGTGTGACGAAGGTCTGGCAATGGAAATCGACCACGACGATATGTTGGCCATGGGCGCCGACGGGTCGTCGGCATCTGACGATTTCGCGGATTCCATCGTTTCTGATTGCTTTATCCCTCAGATCGTTTTCTCAACAACGGTTGGCTATCGTCTTGATATGGTTGGGGATACTGCGCCAACGGATATCTGTGCATTGTTTGACACAGACACATATCCCGGCAAACGCGCGCTGAACCGTCGCCCATTGGCGAACATGGAATGGGCGCTGCTATGTGACGGCGTTGCCAAAGAAGACATCTATGACGTTCTGTCCACGGACGAAGGTCAGGACCAAGCGCTGGCCAAGCTTGACAGCATCAAGGACCAAGTTGTCTGGTGGACCGCTGCGGCTGAAACACCTCAGTTGCTGGCCGATGGCGAAGTTGTCATGGGCTCGACCTATAACGGTCGTCTGTTTGCCGCCATCGCCGAGCAAGATCAGCCAATTGGCATGCTGTGGGATGCACAGATGCTGGACTTTGACGGGTGGATCATTCCTGCCGGTCTGCCAGAGGATCGTCTGGCCCGGGTCATGGATTTCGTAAGCTACGCAACAGACACTCAGCGTCTGGCGGATCAGGCTGCGTATATTTCCTACGGTCCTGCACGTGCATCTTCGGCGCCACTGGTTGGCACACATGCCACGTTGGGCATCGAAATGGCGCCACATATGCCAACGGATCCTGCAAACGCGACCAACGTGTTTGTCACGCAGTACGAATTCTGGGCCGATTATCGTGATGATATCGACGCAAAATTCCAGGCATGGCTTGCTCAATAA
- a CDS encoding ABC transporter ATP-binding protein, giving the protein MATTTSDDAFVEFDRVQKSYDGENLVVKDLNLSLPKGEFLTMLGPSGSGKTTCLMMLAGFETATHGDIRLAGRPINNIPPHKRGIGMVFQNYALFPHMTVAENLSFPLEVRKMGKSEREAKITRALDMVQMGDFGGRRPAQLSGGQQQRIALARALVFEPELVLMDEPLGALDKQLRETLQFEITRLAHDLGITVVYVTHDQTEALTMSDRVAVFEDGRIQQLAPPDTLYEEPKNSFVAQFIGENNTLAGVVTEIKGDQCVVRLDGGGEIDANPVNVSKVGERTRVSIRPERVEFNKERLHPDAHLLKAEVLEFIYMGDVFRTRLRVAGNDDFVIKSRNAPDQVRLTPGQQIEIGWLPKDCRALDA; this is encoded by the coding sequence TTGGCCACAACAACCTCCGATGATGCATTCGTCGAATTCGATCGCGTGCAAAAAAGCTATGACGGCGAAAATCTTGTCGTCAAAGATTTGAACCTTTCGCTGCCCAAAGGCGAATTTCTGACAATGCTTGGACCATCGGGGTCTGGCAAAACCACCTGTCTGATGATGCTGGCCGGGTTCGAAACCGCAACCCATGGTGACATTCGTTTGGCGGGCAGGCCCATCAACAATATCCCACCCCATAAACGGGGCATTGGCATGGTGTTTCAGAACTACGCGCTGTTTCCGCATATGACCGTGGCCGAAAACCTGTCTTTCCCATTAGAAGTCCGCAAAATGGGCAAGTCCGAGCGCGAGGCCAAAATCACCCGCGCGTTGGATATGGTCCAGATGGGCGATTTCGGTGGGCGACGTCCGGCGCAATTGTCCGGTGGCCAGCAACAGCGGATCGCCCTTGCGCGGGCATTGGTGTTTGAGCCGGAACTGGTTTTGATGGATGAACCGCTGGGCGCGCTCGACAAACAGCTGCGCGAAACGCTGCAATTTGAAATCACCCGGTTGGCCCATGATCTAGGCATCACCGTGGTTTATGTGACCCATGACCAAACCGAAGCGCTGACCATGTCAGACCGCGTCGCCGTGTTTGAGGATGGCCGCATTCAGCAACTGGCCCCACCCGACACGTTGTACGAAGAGCCTAAAAACAGCTTTGTTGCGCAGTTCATCGGTGAAAATAACACCCTCGCAGGGGTGGTGACCGAAATAAAGGGCGACCAATGTGTGGTGCGTTTGGATGGGGGCGGCGAAATCGATGCCAACCCTGTCAACGTCTCCAAAGTTGGGGAACGCACGCGTGTGTCGATCCGCCCGGAACGTGTTGAATTTAATAAGGAACGCCTGCACCCGGATGCGCATTTGCTCAAGGCTGAGGTGCTGGAATTTATCTATATGGGCGATGTGTTTCGCACACGTCTGCGGGTTGCTGGGAACGATGATTTTGTCATCAAATCCCGCAATGCGCCCGATCAGGTCCGCCTGACGCCCGGCCAACAGATCGAAATCGGTTGGCTGCCAAAGGATTGCCGCGCGCTGGATGCGTGA
- a CDS encoding substrate-binding domain-containing protein, translated as MALSKTFMAGLVGGAVTLAGAAFADETIKIGVSYPTPTHAWAAGMNWHAEQAEARLEALYPDVDLVLINSPDPASQASALEDLVSIHNIDALVVLPFESEPLTDPVLNVKNTGALITVVDRGLSQPGIEDIYVAGNNPELGRVSAEYMMGRLNEGDNIVILRGIPTLIDNERFDAFMETIEGSGINVLDHKHANWNRDDGFEVMQDFLSRFPDIDAVWAQDDDIAIGVVAALEQADRAGDGMFVVGGAGMKETIRGIMDGNELVPVDVLYPPSMIATAMDVTVAAFKSNGPVAGRYILGATLITPENAASFYFPDSPF; from the coding sequence ATGGCCTTATCGAAAACATTTATGGCGGGTCTGGTCGGCGGGGCGGTCACGCTGGCTGGCGCAGCGTTTGCTGACGAAACGATCAAAATTGGCGTATCTTATCCAACGCCGACCCATGCATGGGCGGCTGGGATGAACTGGCATGCCGAACAGGCCGAAGCACGGCTAGAGGCGCTGTATCCTGACGTTGATCTTGTCCTGATCAACTCACCCGATCCCGCATCTCAGGCCAGCGCATTGGAGGATCTGGTATCGATCCACAACATCGACGCTTTGGTTGTGCTGCCCTTTGAATCCGAGCCGCTGACCGATCCGGTTTTGAACGTCAAAAACACCGGCGCCTTGATCACGGTTGTAGATCGCGGGCTAAGCCAGCCGGGGATCGAAGACATCTATGTGGCGGGCAACAACCCGGAACTGGGGCGCGTATCTGCGGAATACATGATGGGCCGTCTGAACGAGGGCGACAATATTGTGATCCTGCGGGGCATCCCAACATTGATCGACAACGAACGGTTTGATGCGTTTATGGAAACCATCGAAGGGTCGGGCATTAATGTTCTGGATCATAAACATGCCAATTGGAACCGTGATGACGGGTTTGAGGTCATGCAGGATTTCCTGAGCCGTTTCCCGGATATTGACGCGGTTTGGGCGCAGGATGATGACATCGCGATTGGCGTTGTTGCGGCGCTGGAACAGGCGGATCGTGCAGGCGATGGCATGTTTGTTGTTGGCGGTGCTGGCATGAAAGAAACCATTCGCGGCATAATGGATGGCAACGAACTGGTTCCTGTTGACGTGCTGTATCCGCCGTCGATGATCGCCACGGCGATGGACGTCACGGTTGCGGCGTTTAAATCAAACGGCCCTGTTGCGGGTCGCTATATTCTGGGCGCGACCCTTATCACTCCCGAGAATGCTGCCTCTTTCTACTTCCCGGATTCCCCATTTTAA
- a CDS encoding ABC transporter permease: protein MPETSVEAPNAELKRKIDLKLYGPAIALVLLCLIGFSLNSAFLSEGNITNLLTRSAFIGIIAVGATFVITSGGIDLSVGSMAAVIAGVMIILMNALVDTLGTGSLTVIVGAVCAILLGLGAGFANGFLTTKGKIEAFIVTLGTMGIFRSLVTYFADGGTLSLNFDIRNTYRPVYYDTILWVPIPVWVFIFVAAGGWFLMNRTTFGRYCTAIGSNENVAQYSAINVDRIKTWTYMIQGVCVALATVIYVPRLGSASSSTGVLWELEAIAAVIIGGTVLKGGYGRIGGTIIGALILTTIGNILNFTDLISNYLNGTMQGLIIIVAVWLQRGGAAKD from the coding sequence ATGCCTGAGACCTCGGTAGAAGCGCCAAACGCTGAGCTGAAACGAAAGATCGACCTAAAGCTGTACGGCCCGGCGATCGCCTTGGTTTTGTTGTGTCTTATTGGGTTTTCACTGAATTCAGCGTTTCTGAGCGAAGGCAATATCACCAATTTGCTGACCCGGTCGGCATTTATCGGGATCATCGCTGTGGGCGCTACGTTTGTGATCACGTCGGGGGGGATCGACCTGTCGGTTGGGTCTATGGCCGCGGTGATCGCCGGGGTGATGATCATCCTGATGAACGCGTTGGTCGACACGCTGGGCACTGGCAGTTTGACAGTGATTGTTGGTGCGGTCTGCGCGATTTTACTGGGGCTGGGGGCTGGGTTCGCCAACGGGTTCCTGACCACCAAAGGTAAAATCGAAGCGTTCATCGTTACGCTGGGCACGATGGGGATTTTCCGGTCTTTGGTGACCTATTTTGCCGATGGCGGCACGTTGTCGCTGAATTTTGACATTCGCAACACCTATCGCCCGGTCTATTACGACACGATCCTTTGGGTTCCGATCCCGGTCTGGGTGTTCATCTTTGTGGCTGCTGGGGGGTGGTTTTTGATGAACCGCACTACGTTTGGGCGTTATTGCACCGCGATTGGATCAAACGAAAATGTCGCGCAATATTCAGCGATCAACGTCGACCGGATCAAGACCTGGACCTACATGATCCAAGGTGTCTGTGTGGCGTTGGCCACCGTGATCTATGTGCCGCGGTTGGGGTCCGCGTCATCGTCAACCGGCGTGTTGTGGGAACTCGAAGCGATCGCTGCGGTGATCATTGGCGGCACAGTCCTTAAGGGCGGTTATGGCCGCATCGGTGGCACCATTATCGGCGCGCTGATCCTGACAACAATCGGCAACATCCTAAACTTTACCGATCTGATTTCGAACTACCTGAACGGCACAATGCAAGGTCTGATCATCATTGTGGCCGTCTGGCTGCAACGGGGGGGCGCGGCCAAAGATTAA
- a CDS encoding sugar ABC transporter ATP-binding protein: MSEEATAGQIVLSADCVSKSFGAVPVLFSVSFDIRSGEVHALIGENGAGKSTLMKILSGIHAPTSGGLYLDGERVTLPPNGQAEDMGIVLIHQELNLAEQMTITENIFLGREIETRGILNRSAMHQVVQQLLTEVGMNVSPDTRISQLSIAQKQMVEIAKAMNRDARVLIMDEPTAVLTEAETEILFSQVMRLRAQGVAIMFVSHKLQEVKKISDRVTILRDGQWIATRPTHETVVEDMARMMVGRELSDLYPPMNEVDVDAEIVMDVRGLRTQNLHGVNFNLRKGEILGFAGLVGAGRTEVFETICSLTPALAGNVTILGHKGVFTSVAQARDVGVVYLTKDRKGKGLLLDQGMRANLTLLALRNFANRLVLNRSAEDDALARAIRRFDIRARDPDVRAGDMSGGNQQKLLLAKVMEANPKIVIIDEPTRGIDVGTKQQIYHFIAALAAEGVSVVVISSEMPEIIGVSHRVIVMRDGRIMGELTGNDINENEIVGYAAGLREEVNHA, from the coding sequence ATGAGCGAAGAGGCCACAGCCGGACAAATTGTGCTAAGTGCGGATTGCGTCAGCAAGTCGTTTGGCGCGGTTCCGGTCCTGTTCAGCGTGAGTTTTGACATTCGATCCGGCGAAGTTCACGCGCTGATCGGCGAAAACGGTGCGGGCAAATCTACGTTGATGAAAATCCTGTCAGGCATCCATGCGCCCACGTCAGGGGGGCTGTATTTGGATGGTGAACGGGTCACATTGCCGCCAAACGGGCAGGCCGAAGACATGGGGATTGTCCTGATCCATCAGGAACTGAACCTGGCCGAGCAAATGACGATCACCGAAAATATTTTTCTGGGCCGCGAGATTGAAACTCGTGGCATCCTTAACCGGTCGGCTATGCATCAGGTGGTCCAGCAATTGTTGACCGAAGTTGGCATGAACGTGTCGCCCGATACCCGCATTTCACAGCTATCGATTGCCCAAAAGCAGATGGTCGAAATTGCCAAAGCGATGAACCGCGACGCGCGCGTTTTGATCATGGATGAACCGACAGCGGTTCTAACCGAGGCCGAAACCGAAATCCTGTTTTCGCAGGTGATGCGATTGCGCGCTCAGGGCGTGGCGATCATGTTTGTCAGTCACAAACTGCAAGAGGTCAAAAAGATCTCGGATCGGGTGACAATCCTGCGCGACGGGCAGTGGATTGCGACCCGTCCAACCCATGAAACCGTGGTCGAAGACATGGCCCGCATGATGGTCGGGCGTGAATTGTCGGACCTCTATCCACCGATGAACGAAGTGGATGTGGACGCTGAAATTGTCATGGATGTCAGGGGGTTGCGTACTCAGAACCTGCATGGTGTGAATTTCAACCTGCGCAAGGGTGAAATACTAGGATTTGCGGGATTGGTGGGGGCCGGCCGCACAGAAGTGTTTGAAACGATCTGTTCGCTGACCCCGGCTTTGGCGGGGAATGTCACCATTTTGGGCCACAAAGGCGTGTTCACTTCGGTGGCGCAGGCCCGCGATGTGGGGGTTGTTTATCTGACCAAAGATCGCAAAGGCAAAGGTCTGTTGCTGGATCAGGGGATGCGGGCAAATCTGACATTGCTGGCTTTGCGAAACTTTGCCAATCGGCTGGTGTTGAACCGCAGCGCCGAAGACGACGCATTGGCCCGCGCTATTCGTCGCTTTGATATTCGTGCGCGGGATCCAGATGTGCGGGCCGGGGACATGTCCGGTGGCAATCAGCAGAAATTGCTATTGGCCAAAGTGATGGAAGCCAACCCCAAGATTGTGATCATCGACGAACCCACCCGTGGCATCGATGTGGGCACAAAACAGCAGATTTATCATTTTATTGCGGCCCTTGCCGCCGAAGGTGTGTCCGTGGTGGTGATATCATCTGAAATGCCCGAAATCATTGGCGTTTCACACCGTGTTATCGTGATGCGGGATGGGCGGATCATGGGCGAATTGACAGGAAATGACATCAACGAAAATGAAATCGTTGGCTATGCCGCAGGGCTAAGAGAGGAAGTAAACCATGCCTGA
- a CDS encoding LacI family DNA-binding transcriptional regulator, giving the protein MQKNPAKPATIEDVARLAGVSIATVSRAISKPDKVAESTRKKVSAAIARTGYTANAMAQNLRRQRSQMVLVLAQSISDPNFPGILTGLEKVANERGYGVLIGNTEGDVALEEKYLRFLSTGIADGLILLTGHLPVAGWPENSKSHIPPTVAAATPVSHSDVSYVCMDDQSAARVATEFLMSMGHKEIVYVTGPKGNILSDRRLTGYCDALSQKTEQMSIWKIDGDGTSLGGRAAVERLCIRDTLPTAFFCFNDDTAIGVIRALQDRGYSVPEDMSVMGFDDIPFASNVTPALTTIRQPRSQIGEHAMTCLLDRLANADTSFDAIELHGDLIVRDSCGPAKVP; this is encoded by the coding sequence GTGCAGAAAAATCCAGCGAAACCAGCAACTATTGAGGATGTCGCGCGATTGGCCGGAGTGTCGATCGCAACGGTCAGCCGCGCAATTTCTAAGCCCGATAAAGTCGCCGAAAGCACACGCAAAAAAGTGTCCGCCGCGATTGCCCGCACCGGCTATACCGCCAATGCGATGGCCCAAAATTTGCGCCGGCAACGGTCACAAATGGTGTTGGTTTTGGCCCAATCCATTTCAGACCCCAACTTTCCTGGGATCCTGACCGGGTTGGAAAAAGTTGCCAATGAACGTGGCTATGGCGTTCTGATTGGCAACACCGAAGGCGATGTCGCGCTGGAGGAAAAATACCTGCGATTTCTTTCCACCGGGATCGCCGACGGACTGATCCTGTTAACGGGCCATTTGCCGGTGGCGGGATGGCCTGAAAACTCAAAATCCCACATTCCGCCCACGGTTGCGGCCGCCACCCCGGTCAGCCATTCCGACGTCAGTTACGTCTGTATGGATGATCAATCCGCCGCGCGGGTTGCCACCGAATTTTTGATGTCCATGGGGCACAAAGAGATCGTCTATGTCACTGGTCCCAAAGGCAATATTCTGTCGGATCGGCGATTGACCGGCTATTGTGATGCGCTGAGCCAGAAAACCGAACAGATGTCGATCTGGAAAATCGATGGGGATGGCACCAGTTTGGGGGGACGCGCCGCCGTTGAACGATTGTGCATTCGCGATACGCTGCCGACCGCGTTTTTCTGCTTTAATGACGACACGGCGATTGGTGTGATCCGCGCCCTGCAGGACCGGGGCTATTCCGTCCCAGAGGACATGTCGGTGATGGGTTTTGATGACATTCCTTTTGCCAGCAATGTCACCCCTGCCCTCACGACAATCCGCCAACCGCGTAGTCAGATTGGCGAACATGCCATGACGTGTTTGCTGGACCGGCTTGCCAATGCCGATACCAGCTTTGATGCGATTGAGCTGCACGGGGATTTGATCGTGCGCGACTCTTGTGGCCCTGCCAAGGTCCCCTAG
- a CDS encoding DUF2783 domain-containing protein, giving the protein MDLKLTPNLADPDAFYDELVAAHQGLEKSESDALNARLILVLCNHIGDRSVLSQALNAARQSKN; this is encoded by the coding sequence ATGGATTTGAAACTGACCCCAAATCTGGCGGACCCGGACGCGTTTTACGACGAATTGGTGGCCGCACATCAGGGCCTGGAAAAATCGGAAAGCGACGCATTGAATGCGCGGCTGATCTTGGTTTTATGCAATCATATCGGGGATCGATCCGTATTGTCGCAAGCGTTAAACGCGGCACGCCAGTCCAAAAACTAG
- a CDS encoding FAD-dependent oxidoreductase gives MVDVRYDIAFKLYPYAKHPDQDRPAIRHPVVIVGGGPIGMAAALDLGRKGTPVLVLDDHEGVGQGSRAICFAKRTLEIADRLGAGQAMVDKGVVWNVGKVFHGDDQVFEFNLQPEAGHKMPAFINLQQPYFEKYLVDEIRVAQAEGAPIEIRGQNLVTGLTQKDDHVVLDVDTPDGSYQIEADWMIACDGARSPVRDMMGLSFDGRVFEDNFLIADVKMKADFPTERWFWFEPSFKNSGQSALLHKQPDDIWRIDFQLGWDIDRKAELEPAKIRERVDAMLGGDVDYELEWTSIYTFQCRRMKEFRHGNVLFAGDAAHQVSPFGARGANSGLQDTDNLAWKLDLVLRGLAPESLLDTYSAERVHGADENILNSTRATDFLTPKSEISKVFRNAVLDLAREHAFARPMVNSGRLSVPCVYDEQPLNGPDMLDGPDRSRVGASCVDARLDNGFLLDILPGNFTVLAINTPVPTLPEIEGLKLDVVSLETGKNDPHSDLKSRYLGQQERAVYLIRPDQHVAARWTDFDMDAVAGAVATAIGKGA, from the coding sequence ATGGTCGACGTTCGTTACGACATCGCATTTAAGTTGTACCCATATGCAAAACACCCCGACCAAGACAGGCCAGCGATCCGTCACCCAGTGGTGATTGTTGGTGGAGGGCCTATTGGGATGGCTGCGGCATTGGATTTGGGGCGCAAAGGTACCCCTGTTCTGGTGCTGGATGACCACGAAGGCGTCGGCCAAGGCAGTCGCGCGATCTGTTTTGCCAAACGCACTTTGGAAATTGCCGACCGGCTTGGTGCTGGGCAGGCGATGGTGGACAAAGGTGTGGTTTGGAACGTCGGCAAGGTGTTCCATGGGGATGATCAGGTTTTTGAATTTAACCTGCAACCTGAGGCGGGCCATAAAATGCCTGCATTCATCAACCTTCAGCAGCCCTATTTTGAAAAATATCTGGTCGATGAAATTCGCGTCGCCCAAGCGGAAGGCGCGCCCATTGAAATTCGCGGTCAGAACCTTGTGACAGGGCTGACGCAAAAAGACGATCATGTGGTTCTGGACGTCGACACGCCAGATGGTTCCTATCAGATCGAAGCGGATTGGATGATCGCCTGTGACGGCGCACGTTCACCGGTGCGGGACATGATGGGGCTTAGCTTTGATGGGCGGGTGTTTGAGGATAACTTCTTGATCGCCGACGTAAAAATGAAGGCCGATTTCCCCACAGAGCGGTGGTTCTGGTTTGAGCCTTCGTTCAAAAATTCGGGCCAATCTGCATTGCTGCACAAACAGCCTGACGACATCTGGCGCATTGATTTCCAACTGGGTTGGGACATTGACCGTAAGGCGGAATTGGAACCGGCAAAAATCCGTGAACGGGTGGATGCGATGCTGGGCGGTGATGTGGATTATGAACTGGAATGGACCTCTATTTACACGTTCCAATGCCGCCGCATGAAAGAGTTCCGTCATGGCAACGTTCTGTTTGCGGGTGATGCCGCTCACCAAGTGTCGCCCTTTGGGGCACGCGGCGCCAATTCCGGTCTGCAGGATACGGATAACTTGGCGTGGAAACTGGATCTGGTTTTGCGCGGGTTAGCCCCTGAATCCCTGCTGGATACCTATTCTGCTGAACGGGTGCATGGCGCGGATGAAAACATCCTGAATTCAACCCGTGCGACCGATTTTCTGACACCAAAATCAGAGATCAGCAAAGTGTTCCGCAATGCTGTGTTAGATCTGGCACGTGAACATGCATTTGCCCGCCCTATGGTGAATTCAGGGCGCCTATCTGTGCCTTGTGTGTATGACGAACAGCCGCTGAATGGGCCAGATATGCTGGATGGTCCTGATCGCAGCCGGGTTGGCGCATCCTGCGTCGATGCACGTCTGGATAATGGGTTTTTGCTGGACATTTTGCCGGGCAATTTCACAGTTTTGGCCATCAATACACCGGTTCCGACGCTGCCTGAAATCGAAGGTCTCAAATTGGATGTTGTGTCCCTGGAAACGGGGAAAAACGATCCCCATTCAGACCTGAAATCCCGCTATTTGGGCCAACAGGAACGTGCGGTATATTTGATCCGCCCGGATCAACACGTCGCGGCGCGCTGGACTGATTTTGATATGGACGCTGTTGCGGGCGCTGTTGCGACGGCCATCGGAAAAGGAGCCTGA
- a CDS encoding MBL fold metallo-hydrolase, which translates to MSKAFASQGDMSEKKVTFDEIGEGLYAFTAEGDPNSGVIIGDDSVMIVEAQATPRLANKVIEKVRSVTDKPISHVVLTHYHAVRVLGASAFGASQIIMSDKARAMVVERGQEDWDSEFQRFPRLFEGHESIPGLTYPTTTFSDSMTVYLGNRRVDIKQIGRAHTAGDAVIHVPDQNVMFTGDIVEDHSACYCGDGHFADWGNTLDAIKSYDVDAIAPGRGGALIGKDAVERAIESTRDFVNSTYAPAAKVAARGGSLKEAWDAVRASCDPKFKDYAIYEHCLPFNVARAYDEARGIEHPRIWTDKRDLDMWAQLQG; encoded by the coding sequence ATGAGCAAGGCATTTGCGTCCCAAGGGGACATGAGCGAAAAGAAAGTCACCTTTGATGAAATCGGCGAGGGTTTGTATGCCTTTACCGCCGAAGGCGACCCCAATTCGGGTGTGATTATCGGCGATGACAGCGTGATGATCGTTGAGGCCCAGGCCACCCCCCGTTTGGCCAATAAAGTGATCGAAAAAGTGCGGTCTGTAACCGACAAACCGATCAGCCATGTTGTGCTGACCCATTACCACGCGGTGCGGGTTCTGGGGGCATCTGCCTTTGGGGCGTCTCAGATTATCATGTCTGACAAGGCCCGCGCCATGGTCGTGGAACGCGGCCAAGAAGATTGGGACAGCGAATTTCAACGGTTTCCCCGTTTGTTTGAGGGCCACGAAAGCATCCCCGGCCTGACCTATCCCACAACCACATTCAGCGACAGCATGACGGTATATCTGGGCAATCGCCGCGTTGATATCAAACAGATCGGCCGGGCCCATACGGCTGGTGATGCTGTGATCCATGTGCCGGATCAGAACGTGATGTTCACAGGTGATATCGTAGAAGATCACTCTGCATGTTATTGTGGCGATGGACATTTTGCCGATTGGGGCAACACGCTTGATGCGATCAAGTCCTATGATGTGGATGCAATTGCGCCGGGGCGCGGTGGGGCGTTGATCGGCAAAGACGCCGTTGAACGGGCCATTGAATCCACCCGTGACTTTGTTAACAGCACCTATGCGCCCGCCGCCAAAGTGGCCGCACGGGGCGGCTCTTTGAAAGAGGCATGGGACGCCGTGCGCGCCTCTTGTGATCCTAAATTCAAGGATTACGCCATCTACGAACATTGCCTGCCGTTCAACGTGGCCCGCGCCTATGACGAGGCCCGCGGGATCGAACATCCACGCATCTGGACCGACAAACGTGATCTGGACATGTGGGCTCAGCTACAGGGCTGA